The Malus domestica chromosome 10, GDT2T_hap1 nucleotide sequence TGCGGTGCGCACTCCTCTTCACGTCGTCCGTACCCCTGATGGCAAAGTCTTGGTAGCCACCGTTCTCACCTCCTCTTCTCCCTCTCCGGCTAATTCTCTCCGGTAAATGTTGAATTCCGAATTCGATCACTGTTTCTGCTATTGGTATTATGcaagatttttgaatttttttgttgggtttttttcaGGATTCCCATCGTCTTTGAGGGCGACTTGGCTAATACTGCTGATTTGCATTTGAAAGACAGTGACTTTGTGTTTGTTGCTGGGAGTTTGAGGTCGGATTTGGACCATTTGAATGCTGGGGAGGACCAGGGTCGTCTCCAGGTAAATTCTAGGGGACCCTTTATGCCGAGTTTCCGGTTTCTGTTGTTACTCGAAATGTGGGTTCATACGATTTCACTGAGATAATGCATTTGTTTAATCTGAGCGATTTTATAGTATACTCATTACTCTTCTCTTTTAAGTGTTTCATTTGGTTTGACAATTGTATTTTGAAGTCAGTCGGATGTCCTTTATGCCTCTGTAATCTCTCTGTGTAAAAGAGAATGCAATACTAGCTTTGATTCAAACTTAGTCAATTTTCACATAGCGCTTTTCGTAGTTTCAGTCTTCTTGCTAGTTTTGAGGCTTATATGACATGTTTTAGAAGCCAATATTAGTGTAGTTGCTCATACTTTAATTTAGTAAATGTGGGAGGTGGAATTTTTCTGCTATCatgctttctttctttccaactcgTTTCTTTTTATTGGTTATGTATACAGTTATGTGTGTTTATATGTATCTAAAAACTAAGGTCTAACCTTGTTAGGTTTTGGTGCATACCCTCTACTTTGTTGAAGAATCTTCACAACTAAATAAAAGCTCTAAAGCTGACAGACAAGAAGAAAGGACTACCGATCACACCGGTAAGTTTGTTCAAGTGATTATCAGCTCCTACTTTGTCACCTTATAGTACTTGAATAATAATCACACACTGAAGGATCGAGTGCTACCTTCTATGTAATATCGCAAAATGGAGATATGACATGCTGACTCACTGACACTAAAGTGCATGAATTTAATCTCATTAATCTGTACTTTAGTTGGCGTTGtacatttattttcatttctgGGGAGGTTTAAccaaaagaaaacataacaaatgaGTTGTATGCTTACCTTTTGGTAAACTTAGAAATTCAAGAAACACGAGACAACATTTGTCCCCCAGAAAATATGCTAGGAAAGTACAAACATGCATTTGAGATTTACAACACTCAATTAGTGATTActttgattcaaaatatatgGTTTATATCTGTTCAAAACATTTATGCTGTTCCTTTCATGTTTGGCATGCTCGCAACTTTGTATGATGTTTGTGTGCATTTTTCTTGTACCTTCCTCCAtatattgtttatgtttatcGATTTAGAACCATTTGTCGTAGCAGTTGTCAAGGATGATATGGATCAGTCATGGAAGAAAGACACCTTCTCGCATGGAAAGATTT carries:
- the LOC103446141 gene encoding protein OSB4, chloroplastic-like, which encodes MALLLLQSHFSTTAAKPQTPNTHTVTRLRFKSKPPQPPPPNPDLLPRPTQVPFQPKVANAVRTPLHVVRTPDGKVLVATVLTSSSPSPANSLRIPIVFEGDLANTADLHLKDSDFVFVAGSLRSDLDHLNAGEDQGRLQVLVHTLYFVEESSQLNKSSKADRQEERTTDHTVVKDDMDQSWKKDTFSHGKI